In a single window of the Acidobacteriota bacterium genome:
- a CDS encoding helix-turn-helix transcriptional regulator — MKKRVKTYTISAVAEMYDIHPQTLRLYEREGLLKPSRSDGNTRLFEDSDLERLEVILSLTRDLGVNLAGVEIILNMREKMAEMQSEFERFFAYLRSHATEFARHNEAFSSSEALIPVSRIRALRREPAENDD; from the coding sequence ATGAAAAAGCGCGTCAAAACATACACCATCAGTGCCGTTGCGGAGATGTACGACATACATCCGCAGACGCTGAGGCTGTATGAGCGCGAAGGGTTGCTCAAGCCTTCGCGGTCTGACGGGAACACGCGCCTTTTCGAGGACAGCGACCTCGAACGCCTGGAGGTAATTCTTTCACTCACACGCGACCTCGGTGTCAATCTCGCGGGAGTTGAGATCATCCTCAATATGCGTGAGAAAATGGCCGAAATGCAGAGCGAATTTGAACGGTTCTTCGCGTATCTCCGTTCCCACGCCACCGAATTTGCCCGCCACAACGAGGCATTCTCTTCCAGCGAGGCATTGATACCGGTTTCACGCATTAGGGCATTGCGTCGTGAACCCGCCGAAAACGACGATTAA
- the dnaJ gene encoding molecular chaperone DnaJ, with product MAKKDYYKILGVKKDAKADEIKKAYRRLARKFHPDVNPGDKASEDKFKEVQEAYDVLSDDKKRKVFDRFGYYADNLDPDSPFGASAGAAGGAAGFDFSGFSWDPGTSTSSGSSFRDIFSDLFGGSGGAKAQPEPPRPLPKRGRDIEMPLALSFEEAFSGLTTNITVNRSEQCSRCQGAGDTGGPVVQCSSCKGTGQVMRTGGRLQFSQGCPDCEGTGRRRQPCSLCNGKGTTPKTEQVKVRIPAGVDTGSRVRIPKRGHGGRLGAEPGDLFILTNVGKHPFLTRKGDNVYVTVPITVSEAALGTKIEVPTVEGKAQLKIPSGTESGQKFRLRERGFPSLRNPSLRGDQFIEVKITLPRILSEETKELLRQFEKLNPDNPRKAMGLE from the coding sequence ATGGCGAAAAAGGACTATTACAAAATTCTCGGTGTCAAAAAGGATGCTAAGGCTGACGAGATCAAGAAAGCCTATCGCCGTTTAGCGCGTAAGTTTCATCCTGACGTGAATCCCGGCGACAAAGCTTCGGAAGACAAATTCAAAGAAGTGCAGGAAGCCTACGATGTACTTTCCGATGACAAGAAACGGAAGGTATTTGACCGGTTCGGCTACTACGCGGACAACCTCGACCCCGATTCTCCTTTTGGAGCTTCCGCCGGTGCGGCGGGCGGTGCCGCCGGCTTTGATTTCTCGGGATTCTCATGGGATCCGGGTACGTCGACGAGCAGCGGATCGAGCTTTCGCGATATCTTCTCAGATCTTTTCGGTGGCAGCGGCGGTGCCAAAGCCCAGCCGGAGCCGCCGCGGCCCTTGCCGAAACGCGGCCGCGATATAGAGATGCCGCTCGCTTTGAGTTTCGAAGAGGCATTCTCAGGGCTTACGACAAATATAACCGTCAATCGTTCTGAGCAGTGTTCGCGTTGTCAGGGAGCGGGCGACACCGGCGGACCCGTCGTTCAGTGTTCATCGTGCAAGGGAACAGGCCAGGTGATGCGTACCGGCGGCAGGCTGCAGTTTTCGCAGGGCTGCCCGGACTGCGAGGGAACGGGCCGACGGCGTCAACCGTGTTCGCTGTGTAACGGAAAGGGTACGACGCCAAAGACCGAGCAGGTCAAGGTACGTATTCCTGCGGGCGTCGATACAGGTTCGCGTGTCCGTATCCCGAAAAGAGGCCACGGCGGGCGTTTGGGAGCGGAGCCCGGCGATCTGTTCATTTTGACGAATGTCGGAAAACACCCATTCCTGACACGCAAGGGCGACAACGTGTATGTAACGGTTCCGATAACCGTGTCGGAAGCGGCTCTGGGAACGAAGATCGAGGTTCCGACCGTCGAAGGAAAAGCCCAGCTCAAGATCCCGTCCGGAACCGAATCGGGGCAAAAGTTCCGACTGCGAGAACGCGGTTTCCCGAGCCTGCGAAACCCGAGCCTTCGCGGCGACCAGTTCATCGAGGTGAAGATCACACTGCCGCGGATACTATCGGAGGAAACAAAAGAACTGCTTAGGCAATTTGAAAAGCTAAATCCCGACAATCCGCGAAAAGCGATGGGACTGGAGTAA